GAATGGCGCAAGTATATTACTAAGCTGGCTTGGGTGTGGGGGGTATCCTGGGTGATTGCAGGACCTGTAGCTGCGGCAAGTTTTTCTCCGCAAAAGCATATTTTACAATTTGTGCTTTGTGGTGCAGGATTAGCAACTATCGGCGTAATATTTACAGTAGTACGTTGGTACTTGGGGTGGTCTTATGTTAGCGATCGCCTAGCAAGTCCGACAATTTTTTATGAAGAGTCCGGTTGGTACGACGGACAAACATGGACAAAACCGCAAGAAGTCCTCACGCGCGATCGCTTGATCGTCAGTTACGAAATTAAACCGATTATCCAACGGCTACAACAAACTTTAGGGGTTATTTGCTTACTCTTACTATCAGGTGAGTTAATTTGGTATTTTCTGTAATTTACGTACTTTTCCAATCTAAAATCAACTCTGACGTCCCGCTAAATGATAGAGTTTACCCATGACAAGGGGAAAACGAACTCAAGCCGCAGAACTCGAAGTGAGGTTATTGCGCGAAGGTATTATCGAATCTAGACATGTAGTCCAGGCTGTTGTATGTGACGACCGAGGACGCATTTTGTCTGTTGCTGGAAACGCTGAAACTGCAACATTTATCCGTTCTGCACTCAAGCCATTTCAAGCATTAGGTGTCACCACTACAGGGACACTCGAACGTTACAACTTAACAGATCGCGATTTAGCAATCATTTGTAGTTCGCACAAAGGCACAATTGAGCAAGTGCGTCAAGTATTTAATATTCTATGGCGTGCAGATATTGATCCTTCAGTTTTACAGTGTCCAATTCCTGAAGGCAAACGCAGTTCATTGCAGTACAACTGTTCGGGAAAACACGCCGGAATGCTAGCGGTTTGCCAACAGCGGCGTTGGTCGTTGAATAATTATTTACAGCGCAACCACCCTGTACAGCAACTGATTTTTGGTAAAATTGCCGAACTGCTGCGGATGCCAGCAGAAGAATTTATTTGCGCGCATGATGATTGTGGCGCGCCAACTTATTTAATGCAAATGGGACAAATTGCGTCGTTGTACGCGCAGCTTGCCTCTGGCAATAATTTGGATATGGAACGCATTGTACGCGCCATGACACACCACCCAACGATGGTTGCTGGAGATGGTGAATTTGATACCGAATTGATGCGCTTAACGCAAGGCGAATTAGTAAGCAAAGCTGGTGCAGAAGGCATTCAGTGTATTGGTCGAGTTGGCGAAGGTATGGGGTTAGCCATTAAAGTCATGGATGGAGCAAAGCGGGCTAAATACGCAGTGGCAATCTATCTATTGCAGCAAATGGGTTGGATAAGTCCGAGTGTTGCCGAAACGCTTGCTGAATCATTTATGACAATAGGGAAATATAAGCGCCTCGAAGTCATCGGCGAATTGTCCATGTTGTAGTTGCTAAAATTCTGATAATAGGTTATATTGGATAAGTTGACGCGGGATAGAGCAGCCTGGTAGCTCGTCGGGCTCATAACCCGAAGGTCAGTGGTTCAAATCCACTTCCCGCCACCAAATCAAAAAGTAAACCTCGTAATCTTTGATGATTGCGAGGTTTTATTTGAGCTAAATTAGTGCATATAAGATGCTCCATTAATATCAATCGTTGTCCCAGTCATGTGAGGGGCTGACCCAGAAGATAGAAAAGTAATAACATGAGCGACGTCTTGCGGTGGAGCGATGTTACCCAAGGGAATATCACACGTAGCAGCCACTTCGCCGGACTCTTGAATAAACACCTCTGCCATCTCAGTTTTGACAAAACCAGGCGCAACCGCAAAAGCAAGAATATTATCAGCGGCAAATCCCCGTGCGATACTGCGCGTCAAAGCAATAACGCCACCTTTTGAGGCAGCGTAGTGGATATAATCTGGAGCGTCACCGCGAAAGGCTGCACGACTCGCAACATTGATAATAATTCCACCAGCGCGATCGCGAAAGTGTCTGATCGCGTCGCGGCATAAATCAGCAACCGCAATTAAGTTAACTTGTAAAGTTGTTTGCCATACGCTACTCCAAAGATGGAGATCGTCATCAATCCCAGCCGATTGAATAATTCCCGCAGTGTTTACTGATACGTCGATTTGCCCGCGCCAAGTGATCGCTTGAGGTCATAAAGTTTGACTTGCATTGGGAACAGCAAGATCGGCTTGTACTAAGTAACAGCGATCGTCAGCAATTTCTTGAACAAGCGCTTGGGCAGAGACACGCGCGACTGTAATGTAGAATTACATAGGCGCCAGCTTGCACAAGTGTCAATACCGTTGCTGCACCAATTCCGCGCGCTCCTCCTCATGTCACTAAAATCACTTTGTCTTGTAGAGCGATCATTAATCCTCCTCAGCATTAATCCTCCTCAGAGTACTAATTGCTCATCGCTTTCATAAAATTTTGTTCTATGCTGGAAGAGAAGCATCCGAGTTATTCGCATTTAATCATGGCTGTTCAGTTGCGGCGACCAATTTTAGTGGGTGGAGTAGGCTTATCCTTCTGTTTGTGGATATTACAAAGCTGGCACCACTCTATTGTGCAACTAGGTGAGTATGGCATTCTAGGCGCGCTCACAGTTGGTGGAACTTTGTGGTTATTCCAGCAAAAAACGCCAAAACGACAAATGGTAGATAACTCACCTGTCACGCGAGAAACTGTAGAAAAAGCGATCGCGCAAGCAGCAAGTGCGATCGAGTGCTTGGCAGTTGAAGCCGAAGAACCCGCACAACTGCGCCAACAACTCATTCAACTTAATAAAGAGTTTGAACGCCAGGAATTACGCGTAGCCGTTATTGGTAGTAAAGCCGTCGGCAAAACAAAAATCATTCAAGCGTTGCAACGATCATTTGGGCAGCAATTAACTTTTCAGGAAACCCCTGCATTATTTACAAGCACCGATCACGATCACCAAGCAGAAACTACTGCACTCGCACAAGCAAATGCCACTGATTTAGTGTTATTTGTAACAAATGGCGACCTTACAGAAACAGAATTCCAAGCTTTACAGCAGTTGATCGCTGGCAATCGACAACGCACTTTACTTGTGTTTAATAAGCAAGATCAACACATCGCTGAAGAACGTGCTGTAGTATTACACGCCTTACAACAGCGAATGCAACCGTTACTCAAACCCGAAGATACCGTCGCGATCGCAGCATCTCCGAGTGAAATTAAAGTACGCCAACACGCGGCAGATGGTACGATTCAAGAATGGCGAGAACAACCCGCACCCGCAATTGAACAACTGAGCGATCGCCTAGCAACAATTGCGACGCAAGAAAGACAACAACTCATTTGGGCAACGACACAACGTCAGGCGTTAGCACTAAAAGCTGAGGCGAAAACATTACTCAATCGTGTCAGACGCGATCGCGCAATTCCAATTATCGAACAGTACCAATGGATTGCAGCAGCAGCGGCGTTTGCGAATCCAGTTCCTGCGCTCGATCTCCTCGCAACCGCCGCAATTAATGCCCAGCTAGTCACCGAATTAGGTGCGATCTATCAGCAGAAATTCTCGCTGCAACAAGCCCAAACTGTCGCTGGCACAATGGGAAGTTTGATGGTGAAGTTAGGCTTAGTCGAACTTTCGACAAAAGCTGTGAGTACAGTGTTAAAAAGTAATGCAGTAACCTTTGTTGCAGGTGGGGCAGTACAAGGAGTGAGTGCCGCGTATCTCACTCGTTTAGCAGGTTTAAGTTTAGTTGAGTACTTTCAATCGCAGGAAGTTACAATTGACTCTGAGAAACTCAATTTAGACAAGTTGAGCCAAACTTTACAAAAGGTATTTCAGCAAAATCAGCAGGTGACTTTCCTGCAAAACTTTGTCAAGCAAGGCGTAGAGCGTTTGTTACAAAAACCACCTCAACCACAACTTGCTGAATCATAGTTTAGTAGCATTGCTGAATCAATGTATGAATCGTTAAGCTGCACTCGGCTCAGCCCTCTAAATCTCTCATATATGGCTATAATGTATACATAAATCTGATAGGCTTTTTAGCCCCCTCAATTCCCCATTCTTGCGGGACTTTAACAGCTTGGTTTCCCCAGAACTGGAGAAGCTGTGTCGTGCGGAGGTGTCTTCCGTGGAGTGCAAGTGGTGTACAACTGGCGTGGGCTAGAGAGCGGTTTGCCAGAGACTTGACTGAATTAGCTCACTTGTGTACACGGTGGCCATATACGGGGAAACTTGAAAGCTGTGGTTTTCCCTCGCCCGTTCTTAGTTTCTCCCAATTGTAGGGGAGAAGATCGGGAAAAATGTTTATTTGCGGAACTAGCTGCAAATCATACTCCTCGTTACGTCCTCAAATCTTGCAGAAATTCAACATGAGGTTTTGGCTCATTTTGGAATGGATACGACAATGTCTTCTTGCCTAATGCAGAGATTGACTAATTTAAAAAATCTGCGGTTAATTTAACCTAGCATCGATCAAAATAGTTAAAGCAATATCAAAACATCGCTTACGATAGAAACAGCACAACGATGTCATTCTCGTTAAGAATCAATTTGTAGGTTTCATTCTTATAGTGCGTACTAGTCAACAAGAGTCCCATTTAAACCGTGCTAAAGCAAGCTTGCGGCAAGCATTGTCGTGGTATTCGCATCTGCGCAAGTCGGGGGGGGGATATGCCATCCGGCACGCTTCGCGATCGCGCTTCAGTCAAGATCTTCCAGGATTGGTTAAACCAGAAATTGACATTCTCAACGCAGCACTCAACAAACTTGATTCAAATGTAGTTCGGATCGCGACGTTTGGTTTAGTGAGTCGCGGTAAGTCAGCGGTGTTAAACGCATTAATGGGAGAAAAAATTCTCCAAACTGGACCATTACATGGTGTCACGCAATATCCGCGATCGGTGCGGTGGACTCCAAGCGAAAAAGGTAAAATCCAAGTAGAGTTAATTGATACACCTGGCTTAGACGAAATTGAAGGACAAATACGCGCACAAATGGCGCAGGATGTCGCGCGTCAAGCTGATTTGATTTTGTTTGTCGTTGCGGGAGATATTACGCGGACAGAATATCAAGCGCT
This is a stretch of genomic DNA from Chroogloeocystis siderophila 5.2 s.c.1. It encodes these proteins:
- a CDS encoding slr1306 family protein; protein product: MAVQLRRPILVGGVGLSFCLWILQSWHHSIVQLGEYGILGALTVGGTLWLFQQKTPKRQMVDNSPVTRETVEKAIAQAASAIECLAVEAEEPAQLRQQLIQLNKEFERQELRVAVIGSKAVGKTKIIQALQRSFGQQLTFQETPALFTSTDHDHQAETTALAQANATDLVLFVTNGDLTETEFQALQQLIAGNRQRTLLVFNKQDQHIAEERAVVLHALQQRMQPLLKPEDTVAIAASPSEIKVRQHAADGTIQEWREQPAPAIEQLSDRLATIATQERQQLIWATTQRQALALKAEAKTLLNRVRRDRAIPIIEQYQWIAAAAAFANPVPALDLLATAAINAQLVTELGAIYQQKFSLQQAQTVAGTMGSLMVKLGLVELSTKAVSTVLKSNAVTFVAGGAVQGVSAAYLTRLAGLSLVEYFQSQEVTIDSEKLNLDKLSQTLQKVFQQNQQVTFLQNFVKQGVERLLQKPPQPQLAES
- a CDS encoding SDR family NAD(P)-dependent oxidoreductase — its product is MTWRGQIDVSVNTAGIIQSAGIDDDLHLWSSVWQTTLQVNLIAVADLCRDAIRHFRDRAGGIIINVASRAAFRGDAPDYIHYAASKGGVIALTRSIARGFAADNILAFAVAPGFVKTEMAEVFIQESGEVAATCDIPLGNIAPPQDVAHVITFLSSGSAPHMTGTTIDINGASYMH
- a CDS encoding CGLD27 family protein, which codes for MMEFSVSDCPVPVEQQPLNEYEALKASNYFSTCNLEWRKYITKLAWVWGVSWVIAGPVAAASFSPQKHILQFVLCGAGLATIGVIFTVVRWYLGWSYVSDRLASPTIFYEESGWYDGQTWTKPQEVLTRDRLIVSYEIKPIIQRLQQTLGVICLLLLSGELIWYFL
- a CDS encoding asparaginase, which codes for MTRGKRTQAAELEVRLLREGIIESRHVVQAVVCDDRGRILSVAGNAETATFIRSALKPFQALGVTTTGTLERYNLTDRDLAIICSSHKGTIEQVRQVFNILWRADIDPSVLQCPIPEGKRSSLQYNCSGKHAGMLAVCQQRRWSLNNYLQRNHPVQQLIFGKIAELLRMPAEEFICAHDDCGAPTYLMQMGQIASLYAQLASGNNLDMERIVRAMTHHPTMVAGDGEFDTELMRLTQGELVSKAGAEGIQCIGRVGEGMGLAIKVMDGAKRAKYAVAIYLLQQMGWISPSVAETLAESFMTIGKYKRLEVIGELSML